AACAGCAGCTGGAGGCGGGCATGAAATTGCCCGCCGAGCGCCAGCTTGCCGCCCAGCTTGGTGTGTCGCGCAATTCACTGCGCGAGGCGCTGGCGACGCTGATCAGCGAAGGGGTGCTGCTGAGCCGTCGCGGCGGCGGTACCTTTGTGCGCTGGCAGCATGACGACTGGTCCGAACAAAATATCGTTCAGCCTCTGAAAACGCTGATGGAGAACGACCCGGACTACAGCTTCGATATCCTTGAAGCCCGCCACGCCATCGAAGCCAGCACCGCCTGGCATGCCGCGATGCGCGCAACTGAGGCCGATAAAGAGAAGCTCAAAATCTGCTTTGAGGCGACACAAAGCCGTGACCCGGATATCGCTTCCCAGGCGGACGTGCGTTTTCACCTGGCGATTGCCGAAGCCTCGCACAACGTGGTTCTTCTGCAAACCATGCGCGGCTTCTTTGACCTGCTGCAATCCTCCGTTAAACAGAGCCGCCAGCGCATGTATCTGGTCCCGCCCGTTTTTGCTCAGTTAACCGAACAGCACGACGCCGTGCTTAACGCCATTCTGGCCGGCGACGCTGAGGCCGCACGCAAGGCGATGATGGCGCATCTCAGCTTCGTACATACCACCATTAAACGCTTCGATGAAGATCAGGCCCGACAGGCGCGTATTACCCGTCTGCCTGGCGACAACGATATTTCCAGGGAGAACAAAGCATGATTATTTCAGCAGCCAGTGACTATCGCGCCGCGGCGCAGCGCATTTTGCCGCCGTTCCTGTTCCACTATATCGACGGCGGGGCGTATGCCGAATACACCCTGCGCCGCAACGTGGAAGATCTGTCTGAAGTAGCTCTGCGCCAGCGCGTGCTGAAGAATATGTCCGATCTGAGCCTTGAGACGAAGCTGTTTAACGAAACGCTCTCCATGCCCGTCGCGCTTGCCCCGGTTGGCCTGTGCGGCATGTATGCCCGCCGCGGTGAAGTCCAGGCGGCAGCGGCGGCGGATGCCAAAGGCATTCCGTTTACGCTTTCCACCGTTTCCGTTTGTCCGATTGAAGAAGTCGCCCCCACTATCAAACGCCCAATGTGGTTCCAGCTGTACGTTCTGCGCGATCGCGGCTTTATGCGCAACGCGCTGGAGCGCGCCAAAGCGGCGGGCTGTTCCACGCTGGTCTTTACCGTCGATATGCCCACGCCGGGCGCGCGCTACCGCGATGCCCACTCCGGCATGAGCGGCCCGAATGCTGCGATGCGCCGTTACTGGCAGGCGGTGACCC
This region of Enterobacter cancerogenus genomic DNA includes:
- the lldR gene encoding transcriptional regulator LldR gives rise to the protein MIVMPRRLSDEIASRVRALIEEQQLEAGMKLPAERQLAAQLGVSRNSLREALATLISEGVLLSRRGGGTFVRWQHDDWSEQNIVQPLKTLMENDPDYSFDILEARHAIEASTAWHAAMRATEADKEKLKICFEATQSRDPDIASQADVRFHLAIAEASHNVVLLQTMRGFFDLLQSSVKQSRQRMYLVPPVFAQLTEQHDAVLNAILAGDAEAARKAMMAHLSFVHTTIKRFDEDQARQARITRLPGDNDISRENKA